From a region of the Paralichthys olivaceus isolate ysfri-2021 chromosome 4, ASM2471397v2, whole genome shotgun sequence genome:
- the slc20a2 gene encoding sodium-dependent phosphate transporter 2 isoform X1, whose translation MEMDSYLWMVIVGFIIAFVLAFSVGANDVANSFGTAVGSGVVTLKQACILASIFETLGSMLLGAKVGETIRKGIIDVNLYNETVPVLMAGEVSAMVGSAVWQLIASFLKLPISGTHCIVGATIGFSMVAIGTKGVQWMQLVKIVSSWFISPLLSGLMSGVLFLLIRHFILNKDDSVPNGLRALPLFYATTIGINTFSIMYTGAPLLGLEMLPVWAIFLITLAGSLVCAILVWTIVCPWMRRKIASRLKKEQALSRISDESLDKIPEEEEESPVFKELPGAKGTDEAVLPLTGGSSDRGTRNSSGELTNLANGGTVLPNGRVYGRTHSMTNGCLKSPISNGSFSFDGHMRSDGQVYHTVHKDSGLYKDLLHKIHLGRMDDNERSGSNAGPPDNNYRLLRRNNSYTCYTAAICGMPVQPLIRTESRDDSEKLVGEGGGRSNSVSYSKKRIRYDSYSSYCNAVAEAEIEAEEGGVEMKLATELEGVEEEGAPTPMPLDDLAEEDHEEKDKPEVFQLFHFLQILTACFGSFAHGGNDVSNAIGPLVALWMIYDQGGVMQDAATPIWLLFYGGIGICAGLWVWGRRVIQTMGKDLTPITPSSGFTIELASALTVVFASNIGIPVSTTHCKVGSVVAVGWIRSKKAVDWRLFRNIFLAWFVTVPVAGLFSAAVMALFVYGILPYV comes from the exons ATGGAAATGGATTCATACTTGTGGATGGTGATCGTCGGCTTTATCATTGCCTTCGTCCTGGCCTTTTCGGTGGGCGCCAATGATGTGGCCAATTCATTCGGCACGGCAGTGGGGTCCGGTGTGGTCACGCTCAAGCAAGCCTGCATCCTGGCATCCATCTTTGAGACACTGGGCTCGATGCTGCTGGGGGCGAAGGTGGGCGAGACGATTCGGAAGGGCATTATAGATGTCAACCTGTACAACGAGACGGTGCCTGTGCTCATGGCAGGGGAGGTCAGCGCCATGGTCG GGTCAGCGGTCTGGCAGCTAATCGCCTCCTTCCTCAAACTGCCCATCTCTGGGACTCACTGCATTGTTGGCGCCACCATCGGCTTCTCCATGGTGGCCATCGGCACCAAGGGCGTGCAGTGGATGCAGCTCGTCAAGATCG TGTCGTCTTGGTTTATCTCCCCCCTGCTCTCTGGACTCATGTCTGGAGTCCTCTTCTTGCTCATCAGACACTTCATCCTCAACAAG GACGACTCCGTCCCTAACGGCCTGCGAGCGCTGCCTCTCTTCTACGCCACAACCATTGGGATCAACACGTTTTCCATCATGTATACTGGAGCGCCGT TGCTCGGGTTGGAGATGCTGCCGGTGTGGGCCATCTTTCTCATAACTTTAGCCGGGTCGCTGGTGTGTGCAATTCTCGTCTGGACAATTGTTTGTCCTtggatgaggaggaaaatagCAA GTCGTCTAAAGAAGGAGCAGGCTCTGTCCAGGATTTCAGACGAGAGCCTGGACAAGatacctgaggaggaggaggagagtccCGTCTTCAAAGAGCTGCCAGGAGCCAAGGGAACAGATGAGGCCGTGTTGCCGCTCACCGGCGGCAGCAGTGATCGAGGGACCCGCAACTCCAGTGGAGAGCTCACCAACCTGGCTAATGGAGGCACCGTCCTGCCAAATGGCAGGGTGTACG GTCGGACCCACTCGATGACCAACGGTTGCCTCAAGTCACCCATCTCTAATGGCAGCTTCAGCTTCGATGGCCACATGCGCAGCGACGGCCAGGTTTACCACACAGTGCACAAGGACTCTGGTCTCTACAAAGACCTGCTTCACAAAATCCACCTGGGCCGCATGGACGACAACGAGCGCTCAGGCTCCAACGCCGGGCCGCCCGACAACAATTACCGCCTGCTGCGCCGCAACAACAGCTACACCTGCTACACAGCGGCGATATGCGGCATGCCCGTCCAGCCGCTCATACGCACAGAGTCGCGTGACGACAGTGAAAAGCTGGTAGGTGAGGGGGGCGGCAGGAGCAACAGCGTGTCCTACTCCAAGAAGAGGATACGCTACGATAGCTACTCGTCGTACTGCAACGCCGTAGCCGAGGCTGAGATCGAGGCGGAGGAGGGCGGGGTGGAGATGAAGCTGGCCACGGAGctggagggggtggaggaggaaggggcCCCAACTCCGATGCCTCTGGACGACTTGGCCGAGGAGGATCATGAAGAGAAGGACAAACCCGAGGTGTTCCAGCTTTTCCACTTCCTGCAGATTCTCACCGCCTGCTTCGGATCCTTTGCACACGGAGGCAACGATGTCag TAATGCCATCGGGCCTCTGGTGGCGCTGTGGATGATCTATGACCAGGGCGGCGTGATGCAGGACGCTGCCACTCCCATCTGGCTGCTGTTTTACGGGGGCATCGGCATCTGCGCCGGGCTGTGGGTGTGGGGCCGCCGCGTCATCCAGACAATGGGGAAAGACTTGACTCCCATCACCCCCTCAAG tGGATTCACTATTGAACTGGCTTCTGCACTCACAGTCGTGTTCGCTTCCAATATCGGAATCCCTGTCAGTACCACACACTGCAAG GTGGGATCGGTCGTGGCCGTGGGTTGGATCCGCTCCAAGAAGGCGGTGGACTGGCGCCTCTTCAGGAACATCTTCCTGGCCTGGTTCGTCACGGTGCCGGTGGCCGGCCTGTTCAGCGCCGCCGTCATGGCCCTGTTTGTCTACGGCATCCTGCCCTACGTCTGA
- the slc20a2 gene encoding sodium-dependent phosphate transporter 2 isoform X2, whose translation MEMDSYLWMVIVGFIIAFVLAFSVGANDVANSFGTAVGSGVVTLKQACILASIFETLGSMLLGAKVGETIRKGIIDVNLYNETVPVLMAGEVSAMVGSAVWQLIASFLKLPISGTHCIVGATIGFSMVAIGTKGVQWMQLVKIVSSWFISPLLSGLMSGVLFLLIRHFILNKDDSVPNGLRALPLFYATTIGINTFSIMYTGAPLLGLEMLPVWAIFLITLAGSLVCAILVWTIVCPWMRRKIASRLKKEQALSRISDESLDKIPEEEEESPVFKELPGAKGTDEAVLPLTGGSSDRGTRNSSGELTNLANGGTVLPNGRVYGRTHSMTNGCLKSPISNGSFSFDGHMRSDGQVYHTVHKDSGLYKDLLHKIHLGRMDDNERSGSNAGPPDNNYRLLRRNNSYTCYTAAICGMPVQPLIRTESRDDSEKLVGEGGGRSNSVSYSKKRIRYDSYSSYCNAVAEAEIEAEEGGVEMKLATELEGVEEEGAPTPMPLDDLAEEDHEEKDKPEVFQLFHFLQILTACFGSFAHGGNDVSNAIGPLVALWMIYDQGGVMQDAATPIWLLFYGGIGICAGLWVWGRRVIQTMGKDLTPITPSSGFCIEVMSALTVLVASNVGIPISSTHCKVGSVVAVGWIRSKKAVDWRLFRNIFLAWFVTVPVAGLFSAAVMALFVYGILPYV comes from the exons ATGGAAATGGATTCATACTTGTGGATGGTGATCGTCGGCTTTATCATTGCCTTCGTCCTGGCCTTTTCGGTGGGCGCCAATGATGTGGCCAATTCATTCGGCACGGCAGTGGGGTCCGGTGTGGTCACGCTCAAGCAAGCCTGCATCCTGGCATCCATCTTTGAGACACTGGGCTCGATGCTGCTGGGGGCGAAGGTGGGCGAGACGATTCGGAAGGGCATTATAGATGTCAACCTGTACAACGAGACGGTGCCTGTGCTCATGGCAGGGGAGGTCAGCGCCATGGTCG GGTCAGCGGTCTGGCAGCTAATCGCCTCCTTCCTCAAACTGCCCATCTCTGGGACTCACTGCATTGTTGGCGCCACCATCGGCTTCTCCATGGTGGCCATCGGCACCAAGGGCGTGCAGTGGATGCAGCTCGTCAAGATCG TGTCGTCTTGGTTTATCTCCCCCCTGCTCTCTGGACTCATGTCTGGAGTCCTCTTCTTGCTCATCAGACACTTCATCCTCAACAAG GACGACTCCGTCCCTAACGGCCTGCGAGCGCTGCCTCTCTTCTACGCCACAACCATTGGGATCAACACGTTTTCCATCATGTATACTGGAGCGCCGT TGCTCGGGTTGGAGATGCTGCCGGTGTGGGCCATCTTTCTCATAACTTTAGCCGGGTCGCTGGTGTGTGCAATTCTCGTCTGGACAATTGTTTGTCCTtggatgaggaggaaaatagCAA GTCGTCTAAAGAAGGAGCAGGCTCTGTCCAGGATTTCAGACGAGAGCCTGGACAAGatacctgaggaggaggaggagagtccCGTCTTCAAAGAGCTGCCAGGAGCCAAGGGAACAGATGAGGCCGTGTTGCCGCTCACCGGCGGCAGCAGTGATCGAGGGACCCGCAACTCCAGTGGAGAGCTCACCAACCTGGCTAATGGAGGCACCGTCCTGCCAAATGGCAGGGTGTACG GTCGGACCCACTCGATGACCAACGGTTGCCTCAAGTCACCCATCTCTAATGGCAGCTTCAGCTTCGATGGCCACATGCGCAGCGACGGCCAGGTTTACCACACAGTGCACAAGGACTCTGGTCTCTACAAAGACCTGCTTCACAAAATCCACCTGGGCCGCATGGACGACAACGAGCGCTCAGGCTCCAACGCCGGGCCGCCCGACAACAATTACCGCCTGCTGCGCCGCAACAACAGCTACACCTGCTACACAGCGGCGATATGCGGCATGCCCGTCCAGCCGCTCATACGCACAGAGTCGCGTGACGACAGTGAAAAGCTGGTAGGTGAGGGGGGCGGCAGGAGCAACAGCGTGTCCTACTCCAAGAAGAGGATACGCTACGATAGCTACTCGTCGTACTGCAACGCCGTAGCCGAGGCTGAGATCGAGGCGGAGGAGGGCGGGGTGGAGATGAAGCTGGCCACGGAGctggagggggtggaggaggaaggggcCCCAACTCCGATGCCTCTGGACGACTTGGCCGAGGAGGATCATGAAGAGAAGGACAAACCCGAGGTGTTCCAGCTTTTCCACTTCCTGCAGATTCTCACCGCCTGCTTCGGATCCTTTGCACACGGAGGCAACGATGTCag TAATGCCATCGGGCCTCTGGTGGCGCTGTGGATGATCTATGACCAGGGCGGCGTGATGCAGGACGCTGCCACTCCCATCTGGCTGCTGTTTTACGGGGGCATCGGCATCTGCGCCGGGCTGTGGGTGTGGGGCCGCCGCGTCATCCAGACAATGGGGAAAGACTTGACTCCCATCACCCCCTCAAG CGGATTTTGCATTGAAGTAATGAGTGCGCTAACAGTGCTTGTTGCATCAAATGTGGGCATCCCAATAAGCTCCACCCACTGCAAG GTGGGATCGGTCGTGGCCGTGGGTTGGATCCGCTCCAAGAAGGCGGTGGACTGGCGCCTCTTCAGGAACATCTTCCTGGCCTGGTTCGTCACGGTGCCGGTGGCCGGCCTGTTCAGCGCCGCCGTCATGGCCCTGTTTGTCTACGGCATCCTGCCCTACGTCTGA